A genomic window from Triticum urartu cultivar G1812 chromosome 7, Tu2.1, whole genome shotgun sequence includes:
- the LOC125519884 gene encoding disease resistance protein Pik-2-like isoform X1, with protein sequence MRYKYTGWKVEAAVWKMEGAIISLTEGAVRGLLCKLGGLLAQESWPVQRLHGEVQYIKDELESMTAFLRSLAESSDGHDDQVRVWVKQVREIAYDAEDCIDDYVRGRQPFDRDGGAVMASLRRFVRLLATLGSGGGGRRHRRMAAQLQELKTRARDAGERRSRYGVLPPKTALGRASSHASSSGVSGRLDPRLHALFTEEAQLVGIDGPRDELVGWLMEDDARLRVLAVVGFGGLGKTTLARMVCENPRVKSADFQCSPLLIVSQTLNVRALFLHMLRELIQRPRLAAGDDTMDDSLHGAESWETALLANKLKLYLQDKRYIVILDDIWTSSAWENIRCVFPNNEKGSRIIVTTRNEDVANTCCCHSQDRIYKIQCLSEIASRELFFKRIFGLVDGLPNNELEEVSNVILKKCGGLPLAIVSIGSLLASKPNRTKQEWQKVSDNLGSELEINPTLEGTKLVLSLSYNDLPYHLKACFLYLSIFPQNYVIKRGPLVRMWIAEGFVTAKHGLSMEEVAERYFDEFVARSMVHPVKIDWSGKVRSCRVHDIMVEVIMSKSLEENFASYFCENGTTLDSHDKIRRLSFQSSSHLVQRTSASVAHVRTFRMSPSMEEIPFFFAHLRLLRVLDMQGSSCLSNKDLDCICNFFQLKYLSLRNTSISKLPRFIGHLNYLETLDIRETLIKKLPSSAKSLVRLKHLLVGHKTHLTRTGSVKSFRRSSGLEMTPGVLMNMASLQSVCHIEIKKDPSVFQEISLLRNLKKLNVLFHGVEVNWKPCLESLRNLPGSVRSLSIQIFDGDGSISSEEMLSSVESPPLLVTSFGLTGKLERLPLWAASLRNVSTFTLRNNGLHADAIDVLGDLPSLLCLKLYHKSYADDCLIFPQGTQARDLWS encoded by the exons ATGCGCTATAAATATACTGGCTGGAAGGTAGAAGCTGCAGTTTGGAAAATGGAGGGTGCAATCATCAGCTTGACCGAGGGCGCCGTGCGAGGCCTCCTGTGCAAGCTCGGCGGCCTCCTCGCGCAGGAGAGCTGGCCGGTGCAGCGCCTCCACGGCGAGGTCCAGTACATCAAGGACGAGCTCGAGAGCATGACCGCCTTCCTCCGTAGTCTGGCCGAATCGTCCGACGGCCACGACGACCAGGTCCGGGTCTGGGTGAAGCAGGTGAGGGAGATCGCCTACGACGCCGAGGACTGCATCGACGACTACGTCCGCGGCCGCCAGCCGTTCGACAGGGACGGCGGCGCCGTCATGGCGTCCCTCCGCCGCTTTGTCCGTCTGCTCGCCACGCTAGGATCAGGCGGTGGTGGTCGCCGTCACCGGCGCATGGCGGCCCAGCTCCAAGAACTGAAGACTCGCGCCAGGGACGCCGGCGAGCGGCGTTCCAGGTACGGGGTGCTGCCGCCAAAGACGGCGCTCGGGCGTGCCAGCAGCCACGCGTCCAGCTCCGGCGTCTCCGGCCGCCTGGACCCGCGGCTGCACGCCCTCTTCACCGAGGAGGCGCAGCTGGTGGGCATCGACGGGCCGAGGGACGAGCTCGTGGGCTGGCTGATGGAGGACGACGCGCGGCTCCGGGTGCTCGCCGTCGTCGGGTTCGGTGGGCTCGGCAAGACCACGCTGGCGAGGATGGTGTGCGAGAACCCGCGGGTGAAGAGCGCTGACTTTCAGTGCTCCCCGTTGCTCATCGTGTCGCAGACGCTAAACGTCAGGGCGCTGTTCCTGCACATGCTCAGGGAACTGATCCAGCGGCCGCGCCTGGCTGCCGGCGACGATACCATGGATGATAGCTTGCACGGGGCGGAGAGCTGGGAAACGGCGCTGCTGGCCAACAAGCTCAAACTTTACCTGCAAGACAAAAG GTACATTGTGATTCTTGATGACATATGGACTTCATCAGCATGGGAGAACATCAGATGTGTGTTTCCTAACAATGAAAAAGGAAGCAGAATTATAGTGACCACCAGGAACGAGGATGTCGCTAATACATGTTGTTGTCATTCCCAAGATCGGATTTACAAAATTCAATGCCTATCTGAGATTGCATCACGTGAGCTATTCTTCAAGAGGATCTTTGGCTTAGTAGATGGATTGCCAAACAATGAGTTGGAAGAAGTTTCAAATGTCATACTCAAGAAATGTGGGGGGTTACCATTAGCCATAGTCAGCATTGGTAGCCTTCTCGCTAGCAAACCAAACAGAACCAAACAAGAGTGGCAGAAGGTTTCTGATAACTTGGGCTCTGAACTTGAAATAAATCCAACTCTGGAAGGGACAAAGCTAGTCTTATCTTTGAGTTACAATGATCTGCCATACCATCTGAAGGCTTGCTTCTTGTATCTAAGTATCTTTCCTCAAAATTATGTGATCAAGAGGGGACCTTTGGTGAGAATGTGGATAGCCGAAGGATTTGTCACCGCAAAACATGGACTTAGTATGGAGGAGGTTGCTGAAAGATACTTTGATGAGTTCGTCGCCAGAAGCATGGTGCATCCTGTGAAAATTGATTGGAGTGGTAAGGTGAGAAGCTGTCGAGTTCATGATATAATGGTTGAAGTCATCATGTCCAAGTCACTTGAGGAGAACTTTGCATCCTACTTCTGTGAAAATGGAACCACACTGGACTCCCATGACAAAATCCGGCGCCTCTCCTTCCAGAGCAGTAGCCACTTAGTGCAGAGAACAAGTGCTAGTGTAGCTCATGTTCGCACATTTAGAATGTCACCTTCCATGGAGGAAATCCCATTCTTCTTCGCACACTTGCGGCTGTTAAGAGTGTTGGATATGCAAGGCAGTAGCTGCTTGAGCAACAAGGATTTAGACTGTATCTGTAATTTTTTCCAACTGAAATACCTAAGCCTCAGAAATACCAGTATTTCCAAATTGCCGAGATTCATAGGTCATCTAAATTACTTGGAGACACTAGATATCAGAGAAACACTTATCAAGAAGCTACCAAGTAGTGCCAAGAGCCTGGTACGTCTGAAGCATTTGTTAGTTGGACATAAGACACATCTTACTAGGACAGGTAGTGTGAAGTCCTTCAGAAGATCCTCTGGTCTAGAAATGACACCTGGGGTTCTCATGAACATGGCATCCCTTCAATCAGTATGCCATATAGAGATAAAAAAGGACCCATCAGTGTTCCAGGAGATAAGCTTGTTAAGAAATCTAAAGAAGCTGAATGTTCTCTTCCATGGGGTAGAGGTAAACTGGAAACCTTGTCTGGAATCATTAAGAAATTTGCCAGGCTCTGTGCGCTCGCTTTCCATTCAAATATTTGATGGAGATGGAAGCATCTCATCGGAGGAAATGCTATCTTCAGTGGAGTCACCCCCTCTCTTGGTTACAAGCTTTGGCCTGACGGGCAAGCTGGAGCGCTTGCCTCTGTGGGCAGCATCACTTAGAAACGTCTCGACGTTTACTCTTCGCAACAACGGGCTCCACGCTGACGCCATAGACGTCCTTGGAGATCTGCCAAGTCTGCTCTGCCTCAAGCTGTATCACAAATCATATGCCGATGACTGCCTCATATTCCCGCAAG GAACCCAAGCACGGGATCTCTGGTCTTGA